The following are from one region of the Peromyscus leucopus breed LL Stock chromosome 18, UCI_PerLeu_2.1, whole genome shotgun sequence genome:
- the Lrrc10 gene encoding leucine-rich repeat-containing protein 10, with amino-acid sequence MGNIIRALVAFIPTDRCQSYVVGELREMPLDRTVDLSGSQLRRFPLHVCNFTELVKLYLSDNRLHSLPPDLAQLQNLQILALDFNNFKALPQVVCTLKQLCILYLGNNKLCDLPDELSLLQNLRTLWLEANCLTQLPEVVCELSLLKTLHAGSNALRLLPGQLRRLRELRTIWLSGNQLADFPPVLLRMPFLEVIDVDRNSIRYFPSLAHLTNLKLVIYDHNPCRNAPKVGKGVRRVGRWADETPEPEPRKARRYALVQEESQEPPAPLLPPSS; translated from the coding sequence ATGGGGAACATCATTCGGGCCCTTGTGGCCTTCATCCCCACCGACCGCTGCCAGAGTTACGTGGTGGGAGAGCTCCGGGAGATGCCTCTGGACAGGACGGTGGATCTGAGTGGGAGTCAGCTGCGTCGCTTCCCGCTACACGTGTGCAACTTCACCGAGCTGGTGAAGCTCTACCTCAGCGACAACCGCCTCCACAGCCTGCCTCCAGACCTGGCCCAGCTGCAGAACCTGCAGATCCTGGCCTTGGATTTCAACAACTTCAAAGCCCTTCCCCAGGTGGTGTGCACCTTGAAACAGCTCTGCATCCTCTACCTGGGTAATAACAAACTTTGTGACCTCCCGGATGAGCTCAGCCTGCTCCAGAACCTCCGCACCCTGTGGCTGGAGGCCAACTGCCTCACCCAGCTGCCCGAGGTGGTGTGTGAGCTGAGCCTCCTGAAGACCCTGCATGCGGGTTCCAACGCCTTACGGCTGCTGCCCGGCCAGCTCCGGCGCCTGCGCGAGCTCAGGACCATCTGGCTCTCCGGCAACCAGCTCGCCGACTTCCCCCCTGTGCTTCTGCGCATGCCCTTCCTGGAGGTGATCGACGTGGATCGGAACAGTATCCGCTACTTCCCCAGCCTGGCCCACTTGACTAATCTGAAGCTGGTCATCTACGACCACAACCCTTGCCGAAATGCCCCCAAGGTGGGCAAAGGTGTGCGCCGTGTTGGGAGATGGGCAGATGAGACGCCAGAGCCTGAGCCCAGAAAAGCAAGGCGATATGCACTGGTCCAGGAAGAGAGTCAAGAGCCACctgctccccttcttcctcccagctcaTGA